One genomic region from Sphingobacterium sp. UGAL515B_05 encodes:
- a CDS encoding NAD-dependent epimerase/dehydratase family protein, producing the protein MDHNNLAELEQQLLAPSLDLIEDIKKIQGDILFLGIGGKMGPSMAKLAMRAIQAAGIDKKVIGVSRFSTKELQQELEDLGIKTIACDLLNEEELKKIPQIPNVIYLAGHKFGTTGNEDFTWAMNTYLPGMVASHFQDSNIVAFSSGNVLPFVPISNGGVSEERTPEPVGEYAQSCLGRERIFEYFSKKNGTPTLIYRLNYAVDFRYGVLVEIAKSVKGQLPIDLTTENVNVIWQGDANEIALRSLLHCQSPAKILNVTGPEILSTRWIAERFAEHFNTRPIFVNEPAGTALLNNASECHRLFGYPKTTIREAIDITAKWLTQGGELWNKDTHFQERKGKF; encoded by the coding sequence ATGGACCATAACAATTTAGCGGAATTGGAACAGCAGCTGCTTGCACCATCATTAGATCTAATTGAAGATATAAAAAAGATACAAGGTGATATCCTTTTCCTAGGTATTGGCGGAAAAATGGGGCCAAGCATGGCAAAACTAGCCATGCGGGCTATTCAAGCTGCAGGAATAGACAAAAAGGTCATTGGTGTTTCGCGTTTTTCAACCAAGGAACTTCAACAGGAACTGGAGGATCTAGGCATAAAGACAATCGCCTGTGACCTATTGAATGAGGAAGAACTCAAAAAGATCCCGCAGATTCCGAACGTCATTTACCTCGCAGGACATAAATTCGGCACCACAGGAAATGAAGATTTTACCTGGGCGATGAATACCTATCTTCCCGGAATGGTGGCTTCTCATTTTCAAGATTCCAACATTGTTGCTTTTTCTTCGGGTAACGTACTTCCATTTGTACCGATAAGCAATGGCGGCGTTTCTGAGGAAAGAACTCCGGAGCCTGTCGGCGAATACGCGCAATCCTGTTTGGGAAGAGAGCGTATATTCGAGTATTTTTCGAAGAAAAACGGTACACCTACCCTGATCTACCGATTGAATTATGCGGTGGATTTTCGCTACGGTGTGCTCGTAGAAATTGCCAAATCGGTCAAAGGGCAGCTCCCAATAGATTTGACAACCGAAAACGTCAACGTCATCTGGCAGGGAGATGCCAACGAAATTGCCTTAAGATCATTACTGCACTGTCAGTCTCCAGCCAAAATACTGAATGTCACGGGACCGGAAATCCTTTCTACACGATGGATCGCAGAGCGTTTTGCTGAGCATTTCAACACAAGGCCGATATTTGTAAATGAACCCGCCGGAACCGCTTTACTCAACAATGCGTCCGAATGCCATCGTTTATTTGGCTATCCGAAAACAACCATACGCGAAGCGATAGACATTACTGCCAAATGGTTGACCCAAGGCGGCGAACTATGGAATAAGGACACGCATTTTCAAGAACGAAAAGGAAAATTCTAA
- a CDS encoding dihydrodipicolinate synthase family protein translates to MKTLDNKLQQLLWEGTVIPAHPLALNEDRSIDETHQRLLTQYYIASGAGGIAVAVHSTQFEIRDPEINLFETVLRWASEEVEKAALQRPFIKIAGICGDTEQAEQEATTALKYGYDIGLLSMGGLQSWTENAILDRVRAIAAIIPVFGFYLQPAVGGRIFSYSFWQQFAEIDNVVAIKCASFNRYQTLDVMRAIANSSRRDQIAMYTGNDDNIVNDLMSVYNFPVAGENVAIEFKGGLLGHWAVWTAKAVELLQEIKTYKQDPNNLHASHLLSKAIAVTDSNAAFFDPANAFHGCIPGLHEVLRRQGLMKGTWCLNPNENLSIGQQEEIDRVYKDYPDLNDDEFVKEFLKSRS, encoded by the coding sequence ATGAAAACTTTAGACAACAAATTACAACAGTTGCTTTGGGAAGGAACGGTTATTCCGGCACACCCCCTTGCCTTAAATGAGGACCGCAGCATTGACGAGACGCATCAACGGCTCCTGACGCAATATTACATAGCCAGTGGAGCCGGTGGAATCGCCGTAGCTGTACATTCAACCCAATTTGAAATCCGTGACCCCGAGATCAACCTTTTTGAAACCGTATTGAGATGGGCTAGCGAAGAAGTCGAGAAAGCGGCACTCCAACGACCATTTATCAAAATTGCGGGCATCTGCGGTGACACAGAACAAGCTGAACAGGAGGCAACGACTGCACTTAAATACGGTTATGATATTGGACTATTGAGTATGGGCGGCCTGCAGAGCTGGACTGAAAATGCCATATTAGATCGAGTCAGAGCAATAGCAGCCATTATTCCTGTCTTTGGATTCTATCTTCAACCCGCCGTTGGTGGCCGTATTTTCTCCTATTCCTTTTGGCAGCAGTTTGCCGAAATCGACAACGTTGTCGCTATCAAATGTGCGTCGTTCAACCGCTACCAAACATTAGACGTTATGCGTGCTATAGCCAACTCCAGCCGACGAGATCAAATTGCTATGTACACGGGCAATGATGACAATATTGTCAACGATCTGATGAGCGTGTATAATTTCCCCGTAGCGGGAGAAAACGTCGCCATAGAGTTTAAAGGTGGACTATTAGGCCACTGGGCTGTTTGGACGGCAAAAGCTGTTGAACTCCTTCAGGAAATAAAAACATACAAACAGGACCCCAATAACCTCCATGCGAGTCATCTCCTGAGCAAAGCGATTGCTGTAACAGACAGCAATGCAGCTTTTTTTGACCCAGCAAATGCATTCCATGGCTGTATACCAGGCTTACATGAGGTGCTCCGCAGACAAGGCCTGATGAAAGGGACCTGGTGCCTAAACCCCAACGAAAATCTATCCATCGGACAGCAAGAAGAAATTGATCGTGTATATAAAGACTACCCAGACTTAAACGACGATGAATTTGTCAAGGAATTTTTAAAATCGAGATCCTAA